Proteins encoded by one window of Musa acuminata AAA Group cultivar baxijiao chromosome BXJ2-9, Cavendish_Baxijiao_AAA, whole genome shotgun sequence:
- the LOC103998006 gene encoding nitrate reductase [NADH] 1 translates to MAASVDNRQFGRLEPGNALVSPVVGKTFGTHHRSDSPVRGCSFPPLVPLCRDDDEEDEEEEAIDWKKLYGGSHLEVEPSVRDRRDEGTADGWIERNPSLIRLTGKHPFNCEPPLARLMHHGFITPVPLHYVRNHGAVPKADWRTWTVEITGLVKRPVRFTMDDLVRDFPPVEIPVTLVCAGNRRKEQNMVQQSIGFNWGPAAISTTVWRGARLRDVLRRCGVMGRKDGALFVCFEGAEDLPGGGGSKYGTSLRREVAMDPSRDVMLAYMQNGEMLTPDHGFPVRVIIPGFIGGRMVKWLKRIVVTPQESDSHYHYKDNRVLPSHVDAELANAEAWWYKPEYIINELNINSVITTPGHDEILPINAFTTQRPYTMRGYAYSGGGRKVTRVEVTLDGGETWLVCALDHPEKPNKFGKHWCWCFWSLEVEVLDLLSTKEVAVRAWDESLNTQPEKLIWNVMGMMNNCWFKVKVNVCRPHKGEIGLMFEHPTQPGNQSGGWMARQKHLETSEAPTLKKSTSTPFMNTATKQFTMSEVRKHASRESAWIVVHGNVYDCTGFIKDHPGGADSILINAGGDCTEEFDAIHSDKAKALLDTYRIGELIPSGYISDTSVHGASDLSHLSTIREVSRPSALVNPREKVQCKLVSKTIVSHDVRLFRFAFPSADHVLGLPVGKHIFLCATIDGKLCMRAYTPTSPVDEVGFLELLIKVYFKGENPKFPNGGLMSQHLESLPIGSTLDIKGPLGHIEYTGRGNFVVNGKPRFARRLAMIAGGTGITPMYQVIQAVLRDPEDRTEMHLVYANRSEDDILLLDELDGWARDRPEQFKVWYVIDEAKRGEEWRYSTGFITESILREHLPLGGSDDTLALACGPPPMIRFAVVPNLEKMKYDTANSLLQF, encoded by the exons ATGGCGGCGTCTGTCGATAACCGACAGTTCGGCCGCCTTGAGCCGGGCAATGCGCTGGTCAGCCCGGTGGTCGGTAAGACGTTCGGCACACACCACCGCTCCGACTCCCCTGTGCGCGGCTGCAGCTTCCCTCCCCTCGTGCCCCTCTGCCGCGACGAtgacgaggaggacgaggaggaggaggcgatcgACTGGAAGAAGCTGTACGGCGGCAGCCACCTGGAGGTGGAGCCGTCGGTGCGCGACCGGAGGGACGAGGGAACCGCCGACGGCTGGATCGAGCGGAACCCGTCCCTGATCCGGCTCACCGGGAAGCACCCCTTCAACTGCGAGCCACCGCTGGCCCGGCTTATGCACCACGGGTTCATCACCCCGGTGCCACTCCACTACGTCCGCAACCACGGGGCCGTGCCCAAGGCCGACTGGCGCACCTGGACGGTGGAGATCACCGGCCTGGTGAAGCGCCCGGTGCGGTTCACCATGGATGATTTGGTCCGGGACTTCCCCCCGGTCGAGATCCCGGTCACCTTGGTGTGCGCCGGGAACCGTCGCAAGGAGCAGAACATGGTGCAGCAGAGCATCGGGTTCAACTGGGGCCCCGCGGCCATCTCCACCACGGTGTGGCGTGGCGCCCGGCTCCGGGACGTGCTCCGCCGCTGCGGCGTCATGGGCCGCAAGGACGGCGCCCTCTTCGTGTGCTTTGAGGGCGCGGAGGACCTCCCCGGTGGCGGCGGCTCCAAGTACGGCACGAGCCTCCGGCGCGAGGTGGCAATGGACCCGTCCAGGGACGTCATGCTCGCCTACATGCAGAACGGCGAGATGCTGACGCCGGACCATGGCTTCCCTGTCCGCGTCATCATCCCAGGCTTCATCGGCGGCCGCATGGTCAAGTGGCTCAAACGCATCGTCGTCACTCCGCAGGAGTCCGACAGCCACTACCACTACAAAGACAACCGTGTTCTCCCGTCCCACGTCGACGCTGAGCTCGCCAACGCCGAAG CTTGGTGGTACAAGCCGGAATACATCATCAACGAGTTGAACATCAACTCGGTGATCACGACGCCGGGTCATGATGAGATTCTTCCCATCAACGCGTTCACGACTCAGAGGCCGTACACCATGAGGGGCTACGCTTACTCCG GTGGCGGAAGGAAGGTGACACGTGTCGAGGTGACACTCGACGGCGGCGAGACGTGGCTGGTGTGCGCCCTCGACCACCCGGAGAAGCCCAACAAGTTCGGCAAGCACTGGTGCTGGTGTTTCTGGTCCCTGGAAGTGGAGGTCTTGGATCTGCTGAGCACCAAGGAAGTAGCTGTTCGAGCTTGGGATGAATCCCTCAACACCCAACCTGAGAAGCTCATTTGGAACGTCATG GGGATGATGAACAACTGTTGGTTCAAGGTGAAGGTGAACGTGTGCCGCCCCCACAAGGGCGAGATTGGCCTCATGTTCGAGCACCCGACGCAGCCCGGGAACCAGTCCGGGGGATGGATGGCGCGGCAGAAGCACCTCGAGACGTCGGAGGCCCCGACCCTGAAGAAGAGCACCTCCACCCCCTTCATGAACACCGCCACCAAGCAGTTTACCATGTCGGAGGTGCGCAAGCACGCGTCGCGCGAGTCCGCCTGGATCGTTGTCCACGGCAACGTCTACGACTGCACCGGCTTCATCAAGGACCATCCCGGCGGCGCCGACAGCATCCTCATCAACGCCGGCGGCGACTGCACCGAAGAGTTCGACGCCATCCACTCGGACAAGGCCAAGGCCCTCCTCGACACCTACCGCATCGGCGAGCTCATCCCTTCGGGCTACATCTCCGACACCTCCGTTCATGGTGCGTCCGACCTCTCCCACCTCTCCACCATCCGCGAGGTGTCACGGCCATCGGCTCTCGTGAACCCCCGTGAGAAGGTGCAGTGCAAGCTCGTGTCCAAAACGATCGTATCACACGACGTTCGCCTCTTCCGCTTCGCGTTCCCCTCGGCGGACCATGTGCTGGGCCTCCCCGTCGGGAAGCACATCTTCCTCTGCGCCACCATCGACGGCAAGCTGTGCATGCGCGCCTACACGCCCACGAGCCCCGTCGACGAGGTCGGCTTCTTGGAGCTCCTCATCAAGGTCTACTTCAAGGGCGAGAATCCCAAGTTCCCCAACGGCGGCCTCATGTCCCAGCACCTAGAGTCCCTGCCCATCGGCTCCACCCTGGACATCAAGGGCCCGCTCGGCCACATCGAGTACACCGGCCGCGGCAACTTCGTGGTCAACGGCAAGCCAAGGTTCGCGAGGCGGCTCGCGATGATCGCCGGCGGGACCGGCATCACGCCGATGTACCAAGTGATCCAGGCGGTGCTGCGGGACCCGGAGGACCGCACCGAGATGCACCTGGTGTACGCCAACCGGTCGGAGGACGACATACTGCTGTTGGACGAGCTCGACGGCTGGGCGCGGGATCGCCCGGAGCAGTTCAAGGTGTGGTACGTGATCGACGAGGCAAAGCGGGGCGAGGAGTGGAGGTACAGCACGGGCTTCATCACGGAGAGCATCTTAAGAGAGCACCTCCCGTTGGGCGGCTCCGACGACACGCTCGCACTCGCCTGCGGGCCGCCGCCGATGATCCGGTTCGCCGTGGTGCCCAACTTGGAGAAGATGAAGTATGACACGGCCAATTCACTGCTGCAATTCTAA
- the LOC103998008 gene encoding thaumatin-like protein translates to MGYSGLRRLSVVVFLFLALANAGPSSAATLAFYNKCRETVWPGIQPSAGKAVLARGGFQLLPSQAYSLRLPEGWSGRVWGRQGCSFDPATGRGRCATGDCGGVLYCNGIGGEPPATLAEITLGEGRQQDFYDVSLVDGYNLGMSMAPFRGSGQCGRAGCVSDLNEVCPAGLAVRAGSDHRVVACKSACSAFGSPRYCCTGSFGGPQQCKPTAYSRLFKAACPRAYSYAYDDPTSILTCTGASYLITFCPQR, encoded by the coding sequence ATGGGGTACTCCGGGTTGAGAAGGCTCTCGGTTGTAGTGTTCTTGTTCTTAGCTCTCGCCAATGCCGGTCCGTCGTCGGCCGCCACGCTAGCTTTCTACAATAAGTGCAGGGAGACCGTGTGGCCGGGTATCCAGCCGAGCGCCGGCAAGGCCGTTCTAGCCCGCGGCGGTTTCCAGCTTCTCCCCAGTCAGGCCTACTCCCTCCGCCTTCCCGAGGGGTGGTCCGGCCGCGTCTGGGGCCGCCAGGGCTGCTCCTTCGACCCGGCCACCGGGCGCGGCCGGTGCGCCACCGGCGACTGCGGCGGCGTTCTCTACTGTAACGGCATCGGGGGCGAGCCCCCGGCCACCCTCGCGGAGATCACGCTCGGGGAGGGGCGGCAGCAGGACTTCTACGACGTCAGCCTGGTGGACGGCTACAACCTGGGCATGTCCATGGCCCCGTTCCGGGGGAGCGGCCAGTGCGGGCGCGCCGGGTGTGTCAGCGACCTGAACGAGGTGTGCCCGGCAGGCCTGGCGGTGCGCGCCGGCAGCGACCATCGGGTGGTGGCCTGCAAGAGCGCCTGTTCCGCCTTCGGCTCCCCCCGGTACTGCTGCACCGGCAGCTTCGGCGGCCCGCAGCAGTGCAAGCCGACGGCGTACTCGAGGCTGTTCAAGGCGGCGTGCCCGCGCGCGTACTCGTACGCCTACGACGACCCCACGAGCATCCTCACCTGCACCGGCGCCAGCTACCTCATCACCTTCTGCCCTCAACGCTAA